Proteins encoded within one genomic window of Sebastes fasciatus isolate fSebFas1 chromosome 18, fSebFas1.pri, whole genome shotgun sequence:
- the trib2 gene encoding tribbles homolog 2, giving the protein MNIQRSNPINISRYGRSRHKSHDFEELSCLRTTESHQSFSPNLGSPSPPETPDSSHCISRIGDYLLLEPLEGDHVFRAAHLHSGEELVCKVFDIGRYQESLAAYFALGQHQHINQILEILLGETRAYVFFERSYGDMHSFVRTCKKLREDEAARLFYQIASAVAHCHDNGLVLRDLKLRKFVFKNEDRSLVKLESLEDTYILDGHDDSLSDKHGCPAYVSPEILNANGSYSGKAADVWSLGVMLYTILVGRYPFHDVEPGSLFSKIRRGHFNIPETLTPKAKCLIRSILRREPAERLTSREILEHPWFASSGALGGAAVHGRGEREQEQMVPEVNMEEELEQFFS; this is encoded by the exons ATGAACATACAGAGGTCAAATCCAATTAACATTTCACGTTATGGCAGATCGAGGCACAAATCGCACGATTTTGAAGAATTGTCTTGCTTGAGGACTACCGAGTCGCACCAGAGCTTCAGCCCCAACCTCGGCTCCCCCAGCCCGCCGGAGACCCCGGACTCCTCGCACTGTATCTCCCGCATCGGGGACTACCTTTTGTTGGAGCCGCTGGAGGGAGACCACGTTTTCAGAGCCGCCCACCTGCACAGCGGGGAAGAGCTCGTATGTAAG GTTTTTGACATTGGCCGATACCAGGAGTCACTGGCGGCCTACTTCGCCCTGGGCCAGCACCAGCATATTAACCAAATCCTGGAGATCTTGCTCGGGGAGACTCGAGCCTACGTGTTCTTTGAGAGGAGCTATGGCGACATGCACTCTTTCGTCCGCACCTGCAAGAAGCTGCGGGAGGACGAGGCTGCCAGACTCTTCTATCAGATAGCCTCGGCTGTGGCACATTGCCACGACAACGGACTGGTCCTCCGCGACCTCAAACTGAGGAAGTTTGTCTTCAAGAATGAGGACAG AAGCCTCGTGAAGCTGGAGAGCCTCGAGGACACGTATATCCTGGACGGTCATGATGACTCCCTGTCAGACAAACATGGCTGCCCAGCCTATGTCAGTCCCGAGATCCTCAATGCCAACGGCAGCTATTCGGGGAAGGCAGCTGACGTCTGGAGCCTGGGCGTCATGCTTTACACCATCCTCGTGGGGCGCTACCCTTTCCACGACGTCGAGCCCGGCTCTCTGTTCAGCAAAATCCGCAGGGGCCACTTCAACATCCCCGAGACGCTCACACCCAAGGCCAAGTGCCTGATCCGCTCCATCCTCCGCCGGGAACCCGCAGAGCGCCTCACCTCTCGGGAGATCCTGGAGCACCCCTGGTTCGCCTCCTCCGGAGCACTAGGGGGCGCCGCGGTGCACGGCAGAGGAGAGCGAGAGCAGGAGCAGATGGTGCCTGAGGTGAACATGGAAGAGGAGCTGGAGCagttcttcagctga